Proteins from a genomic interval of Piscinibacter sp. HJYY11:
- a CDS encoding DUF1800 domain-containing protein, translating to MKRVTAMMMTAAVLAACGGGGGGGGGGGPADAGDTTAPSPSPVTPPAPEPSPAPSPAPAPAPIPAPPPAPAPAPDRHAAARFLTQASFGPNDASIQRVQALGYAGWIDEQFATPASSHVANWDALTAMLRTANASAWAGQDGVFNSFWRTAVTGDDQLRQRVAFALSEIMVISMQDTFVGNDPRAVAHYLDMLATRGSGRYRDLLEGVALHPMMGRYLSSLGNRKADTRTGRVPDENFAREVMQLFSIGLYRLNTDGTQQLADGKPIETYGPADITGLARVFTGWSWACPVAPTATNHTCFSTGSVSVSGTSRSDPERSIKPMINYPGMHAPEEKRFLGAVVPANTDGPESLRIALDTLASHPNVAPFISRQLIQRLVSSNPSPGYVRDVAQVFHATGGDLKAVVKALLLHPEARTPTATGGKVREPLLRLTAYFRAFNARSDGGHWRIGNTDDPATRLGQSAFRSPSVFNFFRPGYVQPGSAAAQAGLVAPELQVLHETSAAGYVSYLRSVVFSGVGVVNGAPYNRADVQPDYSAELAIADRPAELVDRLDAKLMHGSMPPALKAEIVAAVASVPIQTHSQAAIDLGKKVRVSSAVLLTLASPEFQVQK from the coding sequence GTGAAACGCGTCACAGCGATGATGATGACGGCCGCTGTGCTGGCCGCGTGCGGTGGCGGTGGTGGCGGTGGAGGCGGTGGAGGCCCGGCGGATGCGGGTGACACGACCGCGCCGAGCCCGAGCCCTGTGACGCCGCCTGCGCCCGAGCCCAGCCCGGCGCCGAGCCCGGCGCCTGCGCCTGCCCCGATTCCGGCTCCGCCGCCGGCCCCCGCCCCGGCGCCAGACCGCCACGCGGCGGCCCGCTTCCTCACGCAGGCCAGCTTCGGCCCGAACGACGCTTCCATCCAGCGTGTGCAAGCCCTCGGCTACGCCGGCTGGATCGACGAGCAGTTCGCCACCCCGGCCAGCTCGCACGTCGCGAACTGGGACGCGCTGACCGCCATGCTCCGCACGGCCAACGCCAGCGCGTGGGCCGGGCAGGACGGCGTCTTCAATTCCTTCTGGCGCACCGCCGTGACCGGCGACGACCAGCTGCGCCAGCGCGTGGCCTTCGCGCTGTCCGAGATCATGGTGATCTCGATGCAGGACACCTTCGTCGGCAACGACCCGCGCGCCGTGGCGCACTACCTCGACATGCTTGCCACGCGCGGCAGCGGCCGCTACCGCGACCTCCTCGAAGGCGTGGCGCTGCACCCGATGATGGGCCGCTACTTGAGCTCGCTCGGCAACCGCAAGGCCGACACCCGCACCGGCCGCGTGCCCGACGAAAACTTCGCCCGCGAGGTGATGCAGCTCTTCAGCATCGGCCTCTACCGGTTGAACACCGACGGCACGCAGCAGCTCGCCGACGGCAAGCCGATCGAGACCTACGGCCCGGCCGACATCACCGGCCTCGCGCGTGTGTTCACCGGCTGGAGCTGGGCCTGCCCGGTGGCGCCCACCGCCACCAACCACACCTGCTTCTCCACCGGCTCGGTGAGCGTGAGCGGCACCTCGCGCAGCGACCCCGAGCGCTCGATCAAGCCGATGATCAACTACCCCGGCATGCACGCGCCGGAAGAGAAGCGCTTCCTCGGCGCGGTGGTGCCCGCCAACACCGACGGCCCCGAGAGCCTGCGCATCGCGCTCGACACGCTGGCCAGCCACCCCAACGTGGCGCCGTTCATCTCGCGCCAGCTCATCCAGCGCCTGGTGAGCAGCAACCCGAGCCCGGGTTATGTGCGCGACGTGGCCCAGGTCTTCCACGCGACCGGCGGCGACCTGAAGGCGGTGGTCAAGGCCCTGCTGCTGCACCCCGAAGCGCGCACGCCCACGGCGACGGGTGGCAAGGTGCGCGAGCCGCTGCTGCGGCTGACCGCGTACTTCCGCGCGTTCAATGCGCGGTCGGACGGCGGCCACTGGCGCATCGGCAACACCGACGACCCGGCCACGCGGCTCGGCCAGTCGGCGTTCCGCTCGCCGTCGGTCTTCAATTTCTTCCGCCCCGGCTACGTGCAGCCCGGCTCGGCCGCGGCCCAGGCGGGCCTCGTCGCGCCCGAGCTGCAGGTGCTGCACGAGACCAGCGCGGCCGGCTACGTGAGCTACCTGCGCAGCGTGGTGTTCAGCGGCGTGGGCGTGGTCAACGGTGCGCCATACAACCGTGCCGACGTGCAGCCCGACTACAGCGCCGAGCTCGCCATCGCCGACAGGCCCGCCGAGCTCGTGGACCGGCTCGACGCCAAGCTCATGCACGGCAGCATGCCGCCGGCGCTCAAGGCCGAGATCGTGGCCGCCGTGGCGAGCGTGCCCATCCAGACCCACAGCCAGGCCGCCATCGACCTCGGCAAGAAGGTGCGCGTGAGTTCGGCCGTGCTGCTCACGCTGGCCTCGCCCGAATTCCAGGTGCAGAAATGA